A stretch of Homo sapiens chromosome 12, GRCh38.p14 Primary Assembly DNA encodes these proteins:
- the TUBA1C gene encoding tubulin alpha-1C chain isoform b (isoform b is encoded by transcript variant 2), whose product MPSDKTIGGGDDSFNTFFSETGAGKHVPRAVFVDLEPTVIDEVRTGTYRQLFHPEQLITGKEDAANNYARGHYTIGKEIIDLVLDRIRKLADQCTGLQGFLVFHSFGGGTGSGFTSLLMERLSVDYGKKSKLEFSIYPAPQVSTAVVEPYNSILTTHTTLEHSDCAFMVDNEAIYDICRRNLDIERPTYTNLNRLISQIVSSITASLRFDGALNVDLTEFQTNLVPYPRIHFPLATYAPVISAEKAYHEQLTVAEITNACFEPANQMVKCDPRHGKYMACCLLYRGDVVPKDVNAAIATIKTKRTIQFVDWCPTGFKVGINYQPPTVVPGGDLAKVQRAVCMLSNTTAVAEAWARLDHKFDLMYAKRAFVHWYVGEGMEEGEFSEAREDMAALEKDYEEVGADSADGEDEGEEY is encoded by the exons ATGCCAAGTGACAAGACCATTGGGGGAGGAGATGATTCCTTCAACACCTTCTTCAGTGAAACGGGTGCTGGCAAGCATGTGCCCCGGGCAGTGTTTGTAGACTTGGAACCCACAGTCATTG ATGAAGTTCGCACTGGCACTTACCGCCAGCTCTTCCACCCTGAGCAACTCATCACAGGCAAGGAAGATGCTGCCAATAACTATGCCCGAGGGCACTACACCATTGGCAAGGAGATCATTGACCTCGTGTTGGACCGAATTCGCAAGCTG gCTGACCAGTGCACCGGTCTTCAGGGCTTCTTGGTTTTCCACAGCTTTGGTGGGGGAACTGGTTCTGGGTTCACCTCGCTGCTCATGGAACGTCTCTCAGTTGATTATGGCAAGAAGTCCAAGCTGGAGTTCTCCATTTACCCGGCGCCCCAGGTTTCCACAGCTGTAGTTGAGCCCTACAACTCCATCCTCACCACCCACACCACCCTGGAGCACTCTGATTGTGCCTTCATGGTAGACAATGAGGCCATCTATGACATCTGTCGTAGAAACCTCGATATCGAGCGCCCAACCTACACTAACCTTAACCGCCTTATTAGCCAGATTGTGTCCTCCATCACTGCTTCCCTGAGATTTGATGGAGCCCTGAATGTTGACCTGACAGAATTCCAGACCAACCTGGTGCCCTACCCCCGCATCCACTTCCCTCTGGCCACATATGCCCCTGTCATCTCTGCTGAGAAAGCCTACCACGAACAGCTTACTGTAGCAGAGATCACCAATGCTTGCTTTGAGCCAGCCAACCAGATGGTGAAATGTGACCCTCGCCATGGTAAATACATGGCTTGCTGCCTGTTATACCGTGGTGACGTGGTTCCCAAAGATGTCAATGCTGCCATTGCCACCATCAAAACCAAGCGTACCATCCAGTTTGTGGATTGGTGCCCCACTGGCTTCAAGGTTGGCATTAATTACCAGCCTCCCACTGTGGTGCCTGGCGGAGACCTGGCCAAGGTACAGAGAGCTGTGTGCATGCTGAGCAATACCACAGCTGTTGCCGAGGCCTGGGCTCGCCTGGACCACAAGTTTGACCTGATGTATGCCAAGCGTGCCTTTGTTCACTGGTACGTGGGTGAGGGGATGGAGGAAGGCGAGTTTTCAGAGGCCCGTGAGGACATGGCTGCCCTTGAGAAGGATTATGAGGAGGTTGGAGCAGATAGTGCTGACGGAGAGGATGAGGGTGAAGAGTATTAA
- the TUBA1C gene encoding tubulin alpha-1C chain isoform c (isoform c is encoded by transcript variant 5) has translation MRECISIHVGQAGVQIGNACWELYCLEHGIQPDGQMPSDKTIGGGDDSFNTFFSETGAGKHVPRAVFVDLEPTVIDEVRTGTYRQLFHPEQLITGKEDAANNYARGHYTIGKEIIDLVLDRIRKLADQCTGLQGFLVFHSFGGGTGSGFTSLLMERLSVDYGKKSKLEFSIYPAPQVSTAVVEPYNSILTTHTTLEHSDCAFMVDNEAIYDICRRNLDIERPTYTNLNRLISQIVSSITASLRFDGALNVDLTEFQTNLVPYPRIHFPLATYAPVISAEKAYHEQLTVAEITNACFEPANQMVKCDPRHGKYMACCLLYRGDVVPKDVNAAIATIKTKRTIQFVDWCPTGFKVGINYQPPTVVPGGDLAKVQRAVCMLSNTTAVAEAWARLDHKFDLMYAKRAFVHWYVGEGMEEGEFSEAREDMAALEKDYEEVGADSADGEDEGEEY, from the exons ATG CGTGAGTGCATCTCcatccacgttggccaggctggtgtccagaTTGGCAATGCCTGCTGGGAGCTCTACTGCCTGGAACACGGCATCCAGCCCGATGGCCAGATGCCAAGTGACAAGACCATTGGGGGAGGAGATGATTCCTTCAACACCTTCTTCAGTGAAACGGGTGCTGGCAAGCATGTGCCCCGGGCAGTGTTTGTAGACTTGGAACCCACAGTCATTG ATGAAGTTCGCACTGGCACTTACCGCCAGCTCTTCCACCCTGAGCAACTCATCACAGGCAAGGAAGATGCTGCCAATAACTATGCCCGAGGGCACTACACCATTGGCAAGGAGATCATTGACCTCGTGTTGGACCGAATTCGCAAGCTG gCTGACCAGTGCACCGGTCTTCAGGGCTTCTTGGTTTTCCACAGCTTTGGTGGGGGAACTGGTTCTGGGTTCACCTCGCTGCTCATGGAACGTCTCTCAGTTGATTATGGCAAGAAGTCCAAGCTGGAGTTCTCCATTTACCCGGCGCCCCAGGTTTCCACAGCTGTAGTTGAGCCCTACAACTCCATCCTCACCACCCACACCACCCTGGAGCACTCTGATTGTGCCTTCATGGTAGACAATGAGGCCATCTATGACATCTGTCGTAGAAACCTCGATATCGAGCGCCCAACCTACACTAACCTTAACCGCCTTATTAGCCAGATTGTGTCCTCCATCACTGCTTCCCTGAGATTTGATGGAGCCCTGAATGTTGACCTGACAGAATTCCAGACCAACCTGGTGCCCTACCCCCGCATCCACTTCCCTCTGGCCACATATGCCCCTGTCATCTCTGCTGAGAAAGCCTACCACGAACAGCTTACTGTAGCAGAGATCACCAATGCTTGCTTTGAGCCAGCCAACCAGATGGTGAAATGTGACCCTCGCCATGGTAAATACATGGCTTGCTGCCTGTTATACCGTGGTGACGTGGTTCCCAAAGATGTCAATGCTGCCATTGCCACCATCAAAACCAAGCGTACCATCCAGTTTGTGGATTGGTGCCCCACTGGCTTCAAGGTTGGCATTAATTACCAGCCTCCCACTGTGGTGCCTGGCGGAGACCTGGCCAAGGTACAGAGAGCTGTGTGCATGCTGAGCAATACCACAGCTGTTGCCGAGGCCTGGGCTCGCCTGGACCACAAGTTTGACCTGATGTATGCCAAGCGTGCCTTTGTTCACTGGTACGTGGGTGAGGGGATGGAGGAAGGCGAGTTTTCAGAGGCCCGTGAGGACATGGCTGCCCTTGAGAAGGATTATGAGGAGGTTGGAGCAGATAGTGCTGACGGAGAGGATGAGGGTGAAGAGTATTAA